The genomic stretch CCATCTTCCTGGGGCTCCGGCCGTGATGGCGACCGGGACTGATCGGACACCGACGGTCGCACAGAGCGAGGTTCTGAGAGACCTGCTGTCTGCGGTGTACCGGCGCCGGCCGATCTTCGGCATCGCCGTGCTCATTACCACGGTCGTCGCCACGATCTTCTCCCTGGTCAGGCCGCCCGTCTACGAGGCATCGAGCACGGTTATCGCCGACAAGACTCC from bacterium encodes the following:
- a CDS encoding Wzz/FepE/Etk N-terminal domain-containing protein, with the translated sequence MATGTDRTPTVAQSEVLRDLLSAVYRRRPIFGIAVLITTVVATIFSLVRPPVYEASSTVIADKTPPLVLLPNPGGQSSLVQQPLAQAPDAFTLAELVKSEAVRDGATS